The sequence CTCCGCCGTCATGAAAAGAATGATTGCTACTGCATGCGTAAGCTCAGGTCAAGGGTTGGCATCCAGGCTGCCACGCGCCCGGCTAGCTGTCGGAATGGCCAAGGCCGCATCAATGTATTTTCTCAGTTCTTCCGGGCTTAGGCCGGGGATGAGAATGGCCTCCTTGGGGCATGTGGCTTGGCACACACCGCAGCCTCGGCAGGCCTCGCCATCGAGAAGGGCTATACGCCGGCCGGGACGTTTGGGACTGGCACCCAAGGCAAGTGCCCCCACAGGGCAGACATCCACACAGAAGGCGCAGCCATCGCACCTGTCATCGCGCACAAGCGCTTTGGCCTGCTCGCCAGGAAAAGCCTTGTTGATGAAGGCCATGTTCGGTACTCCTTGCGGCTCGTTGCTGTTGGCTCCCATTGTAAGACCAAATGAAAAAAAGAAAAGCACCGGGCGATCCAGGACATCCAGCGCCCGGCGGAGGCGCCAGATGAAACGCTGGGGCAAGCTGAATTACGCCCAAAAGACTTGCGTCGCCAGGGCTGGAATGCTCATGCAGCAGACGCACATGCTATCGCCGGGAGCTCGCATAGGAGTGGCAGTATCCGGCGGAGTGGATTCATTTGTCATGATCCAGACTCTACTCATCCGTAAAAGCATCGTGCCCTTCCCCATTGAGCTCATGGTATTCCATATCAATCCTGGTTTCGATAGCACAAATCATGTGCCGGTAGCCGATTGGTGCCAGGACAATGGCCTGGCGGCCCACTTCGAGGTTACGAACTTCGGACCACGGGCCTTCAGTGAAGAAAACAGGGAAAAGTCTGCATGCTTCTTTTGCAGCATGCACCGCAGAAGACGTCTGTTTGAGCTTTGCCGAAACTATAATGTCACGCATCTTGCATTAGGACATACCAAAGACGATTTGGTCACGACCTTCTTCATGAACATGATGCAAGGGGGAAAGGTCGATGGCTTGCACAGCCGTGATGAATACTTCGGGGGTGAGCTGATGCTAATCCGACCGATGCTGCTCATCGAAAAGGACATGATCCGCCGGGCGGCCAAGGCTTGGAGACTGCCGATCGTAACCAACCCGTGTCCGGCAAGCGAGAACAGCAGAAGATCTCAGATCGGTGGATGGCTCTCGGAATTGTGGAGTCATTCACCTGAAATCAAGAGGAATGTGCATAATGCCATCGGCAAGTGGCAGCTTGACTTGGATAAATCCCTATCTTAAACGACTTGGGCTAAATCCTTAAATCAAGTCGTCAGCTCTGAACCGGCAAGCCAAGGACGCAAGAGCCATGCTACTGCGGAAATTCCATATCGTTGTATTCAAAGACAGCAGCGGCCAATGCTATAAGCTCCGCTTGCATGGCTGGATGGTCTTTTCTCTTCTCCTGCTGCTTGCCGGCCTTATAGGCGGTAACGTCTATTTATGGCGTTATTTCCATGAGTATGGCGTCGTGGAAGGACGGCTGGGTATAGCTGAAAAGACGGTTCAAGAGCAGAAGACGCAGATGCTCAGTTTGGCCAGCAAGATGAAGAACCTGGAGAAGGACCTTTATCGCGTGCGGGACTTCGATTCCAAACTGCGCATCATGATCAACTTGGATCACCAGCAGGCCCAATTGCCTACGCCCGTGGGCGGTCCAGAGACCCGCGATTTCTCCAAGAACTACCTGACCATGTACCGGCAGGAGCTTCTCGCGCGCAAGATGCACAATTTCCTGTACCAGCTCTCCACCGACGCCAGGCTGGAGGAGGCCCGCCAGCAGGAACTTATCCAGACCTTGCGTGAGCGCGAGGATATGCTTGCCGCAACGCCGTCAATATGGCCCGTCGAAGGCTGGATATCCTCATCCTTCGGCTACCGGACCTCGCCCTTCACAGGCAAGCGCGAGTTCCACAAAGGCTTGGATATCAGCTGCCCGCTCGGCACCCCCATCTACTCCCCGGCAAAGGGCGTTGTAGTCAACGCAGGCCGTCGCGGAGCCTACGGCTTGCGAGTGTCCATCGACCATGGCGCAGGCACCATCACCCGTTACGGCCACATGCACCGCATTTCGGTCAAACCCGGTCAGACCGTGACTCGCGGTGAGCTTGTCGGCTACGTGGGCACCACAGGCCGCAGCACGGGCCCGCACCTGCACTATGAAGTGCGCCTGAACGGCTTACCCGTGGATCCCATGCGCTACATCTTGAATTAAAACAGTCCGTTCATAAAATGCATGAGATCCGGGAAGGGCAAAGCCCTTCCCGGATCTCATGCATTTTGCTCGAGCTAGTCCCAACCGATTCATTGTCCTCCCATCCGCGCTCTTAGCTGGCCGTTGACGGCCAGTGCCTCTTGATATCTTTAACCTGCCCAACTTACTTGGCGGCATGCGGCCCTAGCGACCATTCTCGGCAAACGGCATGGCCCCGACGTTCAATCCCATAATTGGTCGGAGCGAAACAGGCCTTAACCTGAACTCCTCCTGCTGGTGCTTCTTGCCGTAACCCAACCAACCTCTTTTCGTC comes from Desulfocurvibacter africanus subsp. africanus DSM 2603 and encodes:
- a CDS encoding 4Fe-4S dicluster domain-containing protein, encoding MAFINKAFPGEQAKALVRDDRCDGCAFCVDVCPVGALALGASPKRPGRRIALLDGEACRGCGVCQATCPKEAILIPGLSPEELRKYIDAALAIPTASRARGSLDANP
- a CDS encoding tRNA lysidine(34) synthetase gives rise to the protein MKRWGKLNYAQKTCVARAGMLMQQTHMLSPGARIGVAVSGGVDSFVMIQTLLIRKSIVPFPIELMVFHINPGFDSTNHVPVADWCQDNGLAAHFEVTNFGPRAFSEENREKSACFFCSMHRRRRLFELCRNYNVTHLALGHTKDDLVTTFFMNMMQGGKVDGLHSRDEYFGGELMLIRPMLLIEKDMIRRAAKAWRLPIVTNPCPASENSRRSQIGGWLSELWSHSPEIKRNVHNAIGKWQLDLDKSLS
- a CDS encoding M23 family metallopeptidase — protein: MLLRKFHIVVFKDSSGQCYKLRLHGWMVFSLLLLLAGLIGGNVYLWRYFHEYGVVEGRLGIAEKTVQEQKTQMLSLASKMKNLEKDLYRVRDFDSKLRIMINLDHQQAQLPTPVGGPETRDFSKNYLTMYRQELLARKMHNFLYQLSTDARLEEARQQELIQTLREREDMLAATPSIWPVEGWISSSFGYRTSPFTGKREFHKGLDISCPLGTPIYSPAKGVVVNAGRRGAYGLRVSIDHGAGTITRYGHMHRISVKPGQTVTRGELVGYVGTTGRSTGPHLHYEVRLNGLPVDPMRYILN